In Chitinophagales bacterium, a single genomic region encodes these proteins:
- the nrfD gene encoding polysulfide reductase NrfD, with protein sequence MSHYESPIREPLIQGENITYTKITDDIVGTTEKAPPLSWWIGFIISATFALIGVFAIAWTIWQGIGTWGLNKTVNWAWDITNFVWWVGIGHAGTLISAVLLLFRQKWRTGINRAAEAMTIFAVICAGLFPLIHMGRLWMGFFIFPYPNTRGPLWVNFNSPLLWDVFAISTYLTVSLLFWYSGLMPDFATIRDRAKGKLRKAIYNALSFGWTGTAKQWQRFESLSLILAGLATPLVLSVHTIVSFDFATSVIPGWHTTIFPPYFVAGAIFSGFAMVETLMIITRKVLKLEDYITVGHIESMNKIIVLTGSIVGVAYITELVIAWYSGYLYEQYAFFNRATGEYWWAYAIMMTCNVVTPQLYWFKKIRRNIFITFILSIFVNIGMWFERFVIIVTSLHNDFLPSSWLYFLPSWVDVAIYVGTLGIFMTLFLLFARAFPVIAIAEVKAVFSSSSALARKRELAKDPEMEKEFQGSYGAKYAEQGVFDTNY encoded by the coding sequence ATGAGCCATTACGAATCACCCATTAGGGAACCTCTTATACAAGGCGAAAATATAACCTACACTAAGATAACGGATGATATTGTAGGTACAACAGAAAAAGCTCCACCTTTATCGTGGTGGATAGGCTTTATTATTTCTGCTACCTTTGCTTTGATTGGTGTTTTTGCTATCGCTTGGACCATTTGGCAAGGAATAGGAACTTGGGGACTTAATAAAACCGTTAACTGGGCTTGGGATATTACCAACTTCGTTTGGTGGGTAGGTATAGGACACGCAGGTACCTTAATTTCTGCGGTGTTATTACTTTTCCGTCAAAAATGGAGAACAGGTATTAACCGTGCAGCAGAGGCTATGACTATTTTTGCCGTAATATGTGCTGGTTTATTCCCTTTAATACACATGGGGCGTTTATGGATGGGATTCTTTATTTTCCCTTATCCAAACACCAGAGGTCCATTGTGGGTAAACTTTAACTCACCATTATTATGGGACGTTTTTGCTATCTCTACGTATTTAACCGTTTCTTTATTATTCTGGTATTCTGGTTTAATGCCCGATTTTGCTACTATTAGAGATAGAGCAAAAGGAAAATTGCGTAAAGCAATATATAACGCTTTAAGTTTTGGATGGACAGGAACAGCTAAACAATGGCAACGTTTTGAGTCTTTATCATTAATATTAGCAGGCTTAGCTACTCCATTAGTACTTTCAGTACATACCATAGTATCTTTTGACTTTGCTACATCTGTAATACCGGGATGGCATACTACTATTTTCCCTCCATACTTTGTGGCAGGAGCTATATTCTCCGGTTTTGCTATGGTAGAAACCCTAATGATTATTACCCGAAAAGTATTAAAATTAGAAGACTATATTACCGTAGGACATATAGAGTCAATGAATAAAATTATTGTATTGACGGGTTCAATAGTAGGTGTGGCTTATATTACAGAGTTAGTAATAGCATGGTATTCCGGTTATTTATATGAGCAATATGCTTTCTTTAATAGAGCAACAGGAGAATACTGGTGGGCTTATGCCATTATGATGACTTGTAACGTAGTTACTCCTCAGTTATATTGGTTTAAGAAAATAAGAAGAAACATTTTTATCACTTTCATACTGTCAATATTTGTAAATATAGGTATGTGGTTTGAGCGTTTTGTAATTATTGTTACATCATTGCATAACGATTTCTTGCCTTCATCTTGGTTATATTTCTTACCATCTTGGGTAGATGTAGCCATTTATGTAGGTACTTTAGGCATATTTATGACATTATTCTTATTGTTTGCAAGAGCATTCCCTGTAATAGCTATTGCTGAGGTAAAAGCAGTATTTAGTAGTTCTTCAGCTTTAGCAAGAAAAAGAGAATTGGCAAAAGACCCGGAAATGGAGAAAGAATTTCAAGGTTCTTATGGAGCTAAATATGCAGAACAAGGAGTTTTTGATACAAATTATTAA
- a CDS encoding DUF3341 domain-containing protein, protein MANDKYIVGLFDHEDKLVDAVRNFRKKHIEITDTLTPFPVHGLEHELGYRDTRLHVTGFMFGITGTFIALAVMTWISVSNYPLNIGGKPYWPLPSFIPITFELTVLCAAVGMVCVYCIRNGLNPFSKPRIYDERITDDRFALVFDYDEHKGNVSEIVSILKNSGAVEVSAKEFYDDTADFDVETKSIDSYLGSAPKPKATKKVEEVVVEKKQLTEEEITHKKNLLLSKVGVVDAGQKDDLKIIKGIGPVYEGRLNELGIYRFEQIANLDHEAKEAVEDLTGFPGRVDREDWIGQAKKLIK, encoded by the coding sequence ATGGCTAACGATAAATATATAGTAGGACTTTTTGACCATGAAGACAAATTGGTTGATGCTGTTCGTAATTTTAGAAAAAAACATATTGAAATTACCGATACGCTTACCCCGTTTCCTGTGCATGGTTTAGAACATGAATTGGGTTATAGAGATACCCGACTACATGTTACGGGTTTTATGTTTGGTATTACAGGTACTTTTATAGCTTTGGCTGTAATGACGTGGATTTCTGTATCAAACTATCCATTAAACATAGGTGGTAAGCCATATTGGCCACTACCTTCTTTTATTCCTATTACGTTTGAGCTTACCGTACTTTGTGCAGCAGTAGGAATGGTTTGTGTTTATTGCATAAGAAATGGCTTAAATCCTTTTTCAAAACCAAGAATTTATGATGAAAGAATAACTGATGATAGATTTGCTTTGGTTTTTGATTATGACGAACACAAAGGAAATGTTAGTGAAATAGTTTCAATATTAAAAAATAGTGGAGCTGTTGAAGTTTCTGCAAAGGAATTTTATGATGATACTGCTGATTTTGATGTAGAAACAAAATCTATAGATAGTTATTTGGGTAGTGCACCTAAACCTAAAGCTACTAAAAAAGTAGAAGAAGTGGTAGTAGAGAAAAAACAACTTACTGAAGAAGAAATAACACATAAAAAGAATTTATTGCTATCTAAAGTAGGAGTGGTAGATGCAGGGCAAAAAGATGATTTGAAAATAATTAAAGGAATAGGTCCTGTATATGAGGGAAGATTAAATGAATTGGGAATATACAGATTTGAGCAAATTGCTAATTTAGACCATGAAGCTAAAGAAGCAGTAGAAGACTTAACTGGTTTTCCGGGTAGAGTAGATAGAGAGGACTGGATAGGTCAAGCGAAAAAATTAATTAAATAA